The Silene latifolia isolate original U9 population chromosome Y, ASM4854445v1, whole genome shotgun sequence sequence GTGACCGAACAGGAGAGGTATCTAGGATTACCTACGGTAGTGGGTCGTTCCAAAAAGCCAATAACCGATATTATTCGAAAGAAGCTCAATACAAGATTGCAAGGGTGGCGCGGGAAAATTCTGTCTAGGGCGGGTAGGGAGGTTCTTATAAAGGTTGTTGTCAATTCACTCCCTACTTATGTGATGAGTGTGTTCAAACTCCCCGCTAATTTTTGTGATGAGTTGAGCTCAAGCTGCTTTTGTTGCCTTTTGAACGGGATAGAGTAAGGAACATCCGGCTTAGTCGAGAGCGTAGGGAGGATGCGTGGTATTGGAGCATGGAAAGGGATGGAGAGTACACGGTGAAATCTGCTTATAGGTACCTCACGGGAAACGATGTTGGTGTTGCTGAACCGTCTAGTTGGGAAAGGAGTAAGTGGATGTGGAGCAATCTTTGGAAAGTACCTGTGTGGCCGCGTATCAAACTATTCTTTTGGCAATTGTGCAACGATGCACTAGCTACGAAGGTCAATTTGTCTCATCGAGTCTCTTGTGCCGATATTCTCTGTCCTTTGTGCCAGAGTTGTGTTGAGTCTAGTGTCCATCTGTTCCGGGATTGTTGGGTTTCGAGGGGGGTGTGGGAAGAGCTACATTTGGTAAGAGAGGAGGTGGCCAATATCATGGGGGTTAGGGAATGGGTGGAGGGATGTTGGCGAGATATGGATAAGCGAGATTATGGGCTTATGATGGTAGGGTGTTGGGCGATATGGGAAGCTCGAAATAGGGTGGTTTTTTAAGGGGGCAGAGTTGAGGTGAGGGACATTCTTAATCGGGTTGGGCGAGTTATGGAAGAGGTGGAAGGGGACAGGAGGAGCGGCGTGGAGCTGGACGATATGGGGGCTAAGGGTGGTGAGCGAGATGAGGGCAAAGGGTGGAAAGGACCGAGGGTGGGGTGGGTTAAGATAAATGTCGACGCTGGGGTGAAGGAGGGCATAAGTGTGGGTACTGGAGCTATTTGTCGGGATGATATGGGAAAGATTCTGTGGAGCTTGTCTCATAGTCGAAGGGAAGTGTGGGAGCCTCATGTTGCGGAAGCAGTAGCGATAATGGATAGAGTGGAGGAAGCGTTGAAGGCAGGGCATACTATGGTGGAAGTGGAAAGCGATTGCGTCGAAGTCATCGAAGCTCTCAAGAAACGCAAGGCGGGAAGAAGCatgttttattttattatagaCGATATTTTACGTATTTGTACTTCTTTTAATTCGGTTGTGTGGTCGTTTACGCGTAGGGTAAACAATGTTTTAGCTCATGAGTTAGCACATGTGCTACCAGCTGGTACGGGTAAAGTAGTGTGGTCGAATAGATTACCCGAAACTCTTGAATGTTTGCTTGATTCGATTTAATGAGATTTCACCCTGttgggtttcaaaaaaaaaaaaacatgtatttctcaAGTGTTGTGGTTTGAACTAAAATGATCTAAGATTTCTCATAATTCCACCTTAAATTGACGGTTTCGTACTACAATTCATGTTTACCGACtcccaattttttttattataattattacagGTGTTCATAGGTTCGAGTTAGATGCAGAACAAGGGACGGTAAAAATACTAGGCAATTTACAACCAGATATATTGAtgcagttagtcttgctgaagatgggttggagcaagtgacgggtaatgctactcacaaaacggataggggagacaaggtgggggcaccccatgtgctttcctctctcctctatttgggtcatttgtgagaaaaaatggtatccgtcactccaaagtgacggatacgtgccgttttcaatgagattttgtgatgttGATGAGGGTCTTGAAAAGGGTTAGGCTCTttcatggacatgatttactTAATCATGGACATAAATGACCATTATACCCTTGTCATTTCTACACCTCAATTTTTCATTTTGTTACCTAATTAATTAATCCTCTCAAATTAATCAATCCACACTTACCAACAAACCACTAGTCGTACGCCACCGCCACCTCCTGTGTACAACAGACTATCGGACCAGCCACTGGTGTCAATTGACGTTGTTATTATTGCGTTTGTAGATtgattccaaaattgtattttttTCAACTATGAGTATAACCCGACATAATTGATTTGAATGTTGGGTGCAGTATTATAAAATTGAATTCATATGATTATGCAGTATTTCGCATTGTTTGATGTCAAATCAGTTCATATCAGGTTTTTTTGCATGAAATTTCCTCGGTTTTGGTGGTTATGCAGCCAAAGTGATTAGTGCCCAATGTCAAATCAATCCACGACCAAATCAAGAAAATTGGAGACACGAGTTGATTAGAGTCTACTATACTCCAGGAATCACAGTAGATGATAATGGGTTTTAATTTATTGCACATAACACGAACATTGCTTACCGGAATATCCCTTAATTTGATAATACTAATTTCTACAAACCCTAATTTTATTAAACGAAATTGATTAAATCTCCATAATTTGACAAAGTATAGTTAATAAAGATAATAAATTAGAATTATACTTAATTGACATGAGAACAAATGTTTATAATTGAGTAATTTGAATTGACGGATTTAATTAATTGTGTGAGGAAGAAAACCGAGAGAGTTTGGGAGAAGGGCAAGGTATGGAAAAGTAATGGCAAAAAGTCACGAGTAATTCttgtccatgaatgagcaactacgcTTGAAAAAATCTACCAGAAATGCAGAGATTTCCAAGGCTTATATGACCAAGGATAGTGTCCCAGTAGACATATTCGAGGAACCACCTGCTTGTCCATGCCCACTTTGTTCACCAGATGCTCATTGTTGCAACAACAACCATAATTATTGTCATTATCCTCAACTAGGGTATTATGACAATAACATATGCTTCCGCCAACATCACCAACCACTGGCATTGCCACCATCGTCATTCCCGCATTGTCCTAACGATGGTTACTCTGGTGGAATTAGCTATTACCCTTCGCTGTCACCACCTGCACTCGAATACCCATCAGCATGGCCACCACCAGTCCATGTTGAACCTTATTATGAAGATGAGTCTTCTGCTTGCAGCATCATGTGAAGCACCAAGGGTTATATGATCAACAActtgtttcctttttttttttttgacagaaggttgaataacttacattattgtAAACAATACAGGGTAAACTACTCGACTAGGTAGCACCAGACACGTAACAACTAAATCTAGCACTACAAAGCCATACATCGAGAATACATAACATTTATATAAAAGAAAAGATGCGATATTAAGATAAGCAAGATAAACGATGGTAGAATGGCAAGAGACGACATCTTGGTCACGAACGCCggtatcatcatcattaacacagAAGACCTCCAAATACCGTCGATACATACAGACGCCGGATTGAAAATAGCAAGGTGTACTTACGTTCTTGCGAAAAGAACGTAGAAAGAAAAGATGAGAGGCAAGACGATGTCCGCCCTCGACGGAGAAAAATCTCCTACACCTTAGAGATCGCATCCATTGAACGTAGGACAGATGGACCGAGAAATCCAACATGCAATGTGAAACACGAGCCCCCAGAGACACAAGCACCTCACCACCAACACCGTAAAAGGGACTTGACTTACCACTAAAGAGACGACCAAGGCTCCTATAGGAGGAGGTTATTAGGAGAAAAAAACAAGGCATGAAAATTAAAGGAAACACCATTCAAAAGACGAGAAGACCACCACCTCCGACCCCGACCAACACCACCATCGAAGATCCAAAAACCACCCTACCCAACACCCCTCAAACAGAAAAATAAGGACACCAGCACACAGAAACTCACTCCAACGGACCCAACAAACACAACCGCGGAAAGCAGTGACAGATCAGCAAGCACCACGAAACCAAAAAAGAACACCTATTTCACCAAACGActcctcccaggaccaccgcctCACATGCAAAAACCAACCTTTAACGACATAAAATACACACAAGAGAAAAAGGGACCGATAAGGTGGGGAAATGGGGGGGATCACCTTTCGGTACCAAACAGACCCAATGAGCTATGCTCATAGACCAACAAAACAAGGACAAAGGACCGAaaggtgggggaaatggggggatcaccactCGGTCCAAGCCGACCCacaaacacaaaaagaaacagcCGACACACAGCTGTCACAAAACAGACCGGACCAAAGACGTCGGACCTACCGACAGAAAAACAAAGCGACTAGTGTCAAACCCAGAACAAGGGCACAACGAGAAGCACCGGAAGTCGAACTCGATAAAACAATAAGATTCCGATTCACAGCCAGCCAGAAACAAAAGACAAACCAGGGGTGGGAAAAGGGGGGATCACCCCCTGGTTGCATGCAAGGTAACCGGTGACAGGACAAGGAGTCAGGAGGGCAGGAACCCCAAGGAAGCAGTGACAACAACTGGTCAGCCCGCCAGCCCGCAGAGATAGACCCGAGAAACGCCTTGAAACTCGGGTTTCCACCAATCGTTGTGGATGTTGTAACAAAGGGAGGAGCGAATCAGGCCATCGGGGATCGCAACAACGAGGAGAGGTGTTTAATCACCGGAGATGGGTCAAGGAAAGACCCCATCTCCGGCGATGGGTAGGGGGAGAAGGGAGAAGGTGGATGGTGAGGAGAGGCGGCGGAAGCAGAAGAGGTGATTTAGGGTTTTCTTTTTTGTTTAGAGAGGAGGGAGATTTAGAGATAATTAATTACCCATGAGTTAGTGGCGGAAGTTCAGAATGAGATAACGCAACTAGATGGCACAACCATTGACAAACAAAGATCTATTCTATTTGGTATTTCATCCCATGTCTTATCCTATTCTCCTTTTACCAAGGCGTTCGAAGGAATAGTGGGATAATGTAGTTATTGTAGGTGTTCTTTCAAATATGTACTCCTTAATCCCCAAACCGAGACAATCTTTTTGGCGGAGAAGAAATAGAACCTTACAAAATTGATGGAAGCACAACAGGACTGGTAATCACTCTTTATTCTTGATCTTTAGAAGGATGTTCTCCCAATTAACATTCCCTGTGATGTTTAACAAAATATCAACAGCTCGGATTAAAAATTTCCATGTCGATCAACGTCTATTGATGTTGTGTTAGATGTTTAGGGACTTAAGGATGTGTCTGGATACAAAAATGggaggaaggagggaagggaaaacGCAGGGGGTGCATTTTCCATTTTTCCTCCAAATTCTTTTTTTGTTGGAAAAATTCTAATTTAGCTCAAAGGCAGGATTAGGAAGGATTTAATTTCCTTCTCCTACAAATCCTTCCACTTCGACTTTGTTATCAAATAAACAAAATCATATCCTTCCATTTTCCTTtccttcttttccctccaaattccCCAATCCAAACATACCCTTAATCTTCTAAAATGATGTTAACAATTCTCGATAAATGAAACCACTTAACACAACTGAGAAACTTACCTGTCATGTGCCCAGATTTGGAGCCAAAGATGCAATTGGAGGACCTCGTGTATATCTCCATTGATCGCATGCTGAACACTTCTCCAGGCTTGTGCTATTTTCTAACGTACATATTTTACATATCCATAGTTTATACTTCACTGACACATCCTTTGGCTTCACGGTTTCACATGCTTCACAGACTGGAGCTAATGCCTGCAATAAATTTGTCTTTAACTAAAAAGTTCTTTCAGAAGGG is a genomic window containing:
- the LOC141629026 gene encoding uncharacterized protein LOC141629026 — protein: MEEVEGDRRSGVELDDMGAKGGERDEGKGWKGPRVGWVKINVDAGVKEGISVGTGAICRDDMGKILWSLSHSRREVWEPHVAEAVAIMDRVEEALKAGHTMVEVESDCVEVIEALKKRKAGRSMFYFIIDDILRICTSFNSVVWSFTRRVNNVLAHELAHVLPAGTGKVVWSNRLPETLECLLDSI